In Meiothermus ruber DSM 1279, the following proteins share a genomic window:
- the coaBC gene encoding bifunctional phosphopantothenoylcysteine decarboxylase/phosphopantothenate--cysteine ligase CoaBC, which translates to MNPLQGKRIVLGVSGSIAAYKAADLASKLTQAGALVDVILSEGAERFITPLTFASLTGRRAYASLWEGEAHVLHVGLGEAADLLVIAPCTAHTLAKLAQGQADNLLTLTALAARCPVLVAPAMDGGMFEHPATQANLETLRRRGVQILGPAQGRMASGLVGLGRMLEPAEILGQIRLALGRGGPLAGKHVVVSAGGTQEPLDPVRYLTNRSSGKQGFALAQAALDLGARVSLVVGATAAALPTPTGAERTDVETAAQMAEAVLRLCREADVLIMAAAVADFRPRQVRAHKIKKEREAPQLELEPTPDILLAVAEERRHLGRPAVVVGFAAESEKLRENAQDKLERKSLSMIVANDISAPDAGFAVDTNRVLLLLPGGVVEPLPLMTKGEVAAAVLARVVGLLAEGAQG; encoded by the coding sequence ATGAACCCCCTGCAGGGCAAGCGCATCGTGCTGGGCGTGAGCGGCTCCATCGCTGCCTACAAGGCCGCCGACCTCGCCAGCAAGCTCACCCAGGCCGGGGCCCTGGTGGATGTGATCCTGAGCGAGGGGGCCGAGCGTTTCATCACCCCGCTCACCTTCGCCTCCCTTACCGGGCGCAGGGCCTACGCCAGCCTGTGGGAGGGCGAGGCCCACGTGCTTCACGTCGGATTGGGGGAGGCCGCCGACTTGCTGGTGATCGCCCCCTGCACCGCCCACACCCTGGCCAAGCTGGCCCAGGGCCAGGCCGACAACCTGCTTACCCTGACCGCCCTGGCCGCGCGCTGTCCCGTGCTGGTGGCCCCCGCCATGGACGGGGGGATGTTCGAGCACCCCGCCACCCAGGCCAACCTCGAGACCCTGCGCCGCCGGGGTGTGCAGATCCTGGGCCCTGCCCAGGGTCGCATGGCCTCGGGGCTGGTGGGGCTGGGGCGGATGCTCGAGCCCGCCGAGATCCTGGGGCAGATTCGCCTGGCCCTGGGCCGCGGCGGCCCCCTGGCCGGAAAACACGTGGTGGTGAGCGCGGGCGGCACCCAGGAGCCCCTCGACCCGGTGCGCTACCTCACCAACCGCTCCTCGGGCAAACAGGGTTTTGCCCTGGCCCAGGCCGCGCTGGATCTGGGGGCTCGGGTCAGCCTGGTGGTGGGGGCTACGGCCGCTGCCCTGCCCACCCCCACCGGGGCCGAGCGCACCGACGTGGAAACCGCCGCCCAGATGGCCGAGGCGGTCTTGCGGCTGTGCCGGGAGGCGGATGTGCTGATCATGGCGGCCGCGGTGGCCGACTTCCGGCCCCGCCAGGTGCGGGCCCACAAGATCAAGAAGGAGCGGGAAGCCCCCCAGCTCGAACTCGAGCCCACCCCGGACATCCTGCTGGCCGTGGCTGAAGAGCGCCGGCACCTGGGCCGGCCAGCGGTGGTGGTGGGCTTCGCCGCCGAGAGTGAGAAACTGCGGGAGAACGCGCAGGACAAGCTCGAGCGCAAAAGTCTCTCCATGATCGTGGCCAACGATATCAGCGCCCCCGATGCCGGTTTCGCCGTGGACACCAACCGCGTTCTTCTGCTGCTGCCGGGCGGGGTGGTCGAGCCCCTGCCCCTCATGACCAAGGGCGAGGTGGCCGCAGCCGTTCTGGCGCGGGTGGTTGGTCTCCTCGCAGAGGGAGCCCAGGGATAG
- a CDS encoding type III pantothenate kinase, whose amino-acid sequence MLLAIDIGNTNITLGLYQGEQLGPRWRISTDPQRMPDEYGITLVNLLSFSGYKPAQVEAVVLASVVPPLTATLVQAVQDYLGRKPLVVDSSLQTGVRVRYDDPSQVGADRIVDAAAVHKLYGGPACVVDFGTATTFDAITAEGDYLGGAIAPGIGIAAEALFQRAAKLPKVELRRPPTAIGRNTVHSMQSGLLFGYVGLVEGMVARFRAELGPQMKVIGTGGLAELIAQETPVIEIIAPWLTLDGLRIIWELNQ is encoded by the coding sequence ATGCTGCTAGCCATCGACATCGGCAACACCAACATTACCCTGGGCCTCTACCAGGGTGAGCAACTGGGGCCGCGCTGGCGCATCTCCACCGATCCCCAGCGCATGCCCGACGAGTACGGCATCACCCTGGTCAACCTGCTCTCCTTCAGCGGATACAAGCCCGCCCAGGTGGAGGCGGTGGTGCTGGCTTCGGTGGTGCCACCCCTGACCGCGACGCTGGTTCAGGCCGTGCAGGACTACCTTGGGCGGAAGCCTTTGGTGGTGGACTCGAGCCTCCAGACCGGGGTGCGGGTGCGCTACGACGACCCTTCGCAGGTGGGCGCTGACCGCATCGTGGATGCCGCGGCGGTGCATAAGCTCTACGGCGGCCCGGCCTGCGTGGTGGATTTCGGCACGGCCACCACCTTCGACGCCATCACCGCCGAGGGGGATTACCTGGGGGGGGCCATCGCGCCGGGCATCGGAATCGCCGCGGAGGCCCTGTTCCAGCGGGCCGCCAAGCTGCCCAAGGTCGAGCTCAGGCGGCCCCCCACAGCTATCGGGCGTAACACCGTGCACTCGATGCAGTCGGGGTTGCTGTTCGGTTACGTGGGCCTGGTGGAGGGCATGGTGGCTCGCTTCCGCGCCGAGCTCGGGCCCCAGATGAAGGTTATTGGAACCGGTGGCCTGGCCGAGCTCATCGCCCAGGAAACCCCGGTCATCGAGATCATCGCTCCCTGGCTGACCCTCGATGGCCTGCGCATCATCTGGGAGCTCAACCAATGA
- the thrB gene encoding homoserine kinase, producing the protein MSGDTVYVQVPATLANLGSGFDALGVALDLYLEVHATPSCSNELHYSGQGQVPNTPDNLIHQGYRAAWQSLGELDPPPLAVWAHNPIPLARGMGSSSAALVAGAALADAFSGGRLGPDGIFRVTATLEGHPDNVAPAVYGGFVAALADPPLALPMPSPKGLRFVLGVPPYEVPTPLARAALPKTIPYADAIFNLARSALWPAALHAGRLDALREAAKDRLHQHYRAHLMPGLEAALERVYAAGALAAFVGGAGPTLAALSETQHIEAIRQAMQDYVGQGFTLVLGLGEGLRWKVASIPSR; encoded by the coding sequence ATGTCTGGCGATACCGTATACGTTCAAGTTCCAGCGACCCTGGCTAATCTGGGTTCGGGCTTTGATGCGCTCGGGGTGGCGCTCGATCTGTACCTCGAGGTTCACGCCACCCCGTCCTGCAGCAACGAGCTGCACTACAGCGGCCAGGGGCAGGTGCCCAACACCCCGGACAATCTTATCCACCAAGGCTACCGGGCCGCCTGGCAGTCCCTGGGTGAGCTCGACCCGCCGCCCCTGGCGGTCTGGGCTCACAATCCGATTCCCCTGGCCCGGGGCATGGGCAGCAGCTCGGCGGCCCTCGTTGCGGGGGCAGCCCTGGCCGATGCCTTTTCTGGGGGGCGGCTCGGGCCGGACGGCATCTTTCGGGTGACCGCCACCCTGGAAGGCCACCCCGACAATGTGGCCCCGGCGGTGTACGGCGGCTTTGTGGCCGCGCTGGCCGACCCCCCGCTGGCCCTGCCCATGCCTTCACCCAAAGGGCTGCGCTTTGTTCTGGGTGTGCCGCCTTACGAGGTGCCGACACCGCTGGCCCGGGCCGCTCTGCCCAAAACCATTCCCTACGCCGATGCCATCTTTAATCTGGCCCGCAGCGCGCTGTGGCCCGCGGCCCTGCACGCCGGGCGCCTGGATGCCCTGCGCGAAGCCGCCAAAGACCGCTTACACCAGCACTACCGCGCGCATCTGATGCCGGGCCTCGAGGCCGCTCTTGAGCGGGTCTATGCCGCGGGGGCCCTGGCCGCCTTTGTGGGAGGGGCCGGGCCTACCCTGGCCGCCCTGAGCGAGACACAGCATATCGAGGCCATTCGACAGGCCATGCAAGATTATGTGGGGCAGGGCTTCACGCTGGTGCTCGGCCTGGGAGAAGGGTTGCGATGGAAGGTAGCTTCGATACCATCCCGCTAA
- a CDS encoding DUF4388 domain-containing protein: MEGSFDTIPLSDVLQMIHASRGTGVLHLKTHLLPLKLHFMLGEVVGGSILDWEGFEAIATFPLHPEQGQFRFEGGRVQGSPLMPFKVFVGEWARMNDQWARFRSVLDSPSRVLETPRPVEPFAVFVGGKSVRAAARAWGVPLIIAAERAWRGLREGDLTKLRKYAWFALRIRHPSARRTQAGIRNPNDMTVLLDGSRNLGELIQAGLPIAQVRAYLLERITNGELEAPGRGWILRDLLWEIEAEQAASK; encoded by the coding sequence ATGGAAGGTAGCTTCGATACCATCCCGCTAAGCGACGTGCTTCAGATGATCCACGCCAGCCGTGGAACGGGGGTTCTGCACCTCAAAACCCATCTGCTTCCCCTGAAATTGCACTTCATGCTCGGCGAGGTGGTCGGTGGCAGCATCCTGGACTGGGAAGGCTTTGAGGCCATCGCCACCTTTCCACTCCACCCCGAGCAGGGTCAGTTCCGGTTTGAGGGTGGTCGGGTGCAGGGATCCCCGCTTATGCCGTTCAAGGTTTTTGTGGGGGAGTGGGCCCGCATGAACGATCAGTGGGCCCGCTTCCGCAGCGTGCTGGACTCCCCCAGTCGGGTGCTGGAGACGCCCCGGCCCGTGGAACCTTTTGCCGTTTTTGTGGGGGGCAAGAGCGTGCGGGCGGCGGCCAGAGCCTGGGGGGTTCCGCTGATCATCGCCGCCGAACGGGCCTGGCGGGGGCTGCGGGAGGGCGACCTCACCAAGCTGCGCAAGTATGCCTGGTTCGCCCTGCGCATCCGCCACCCTTCGGCCCGGCGCACCCAGGCGGGCATACGCAACCCCAACGATATGACCGTGCTGCTCGACGGCAGCCGCAACCTGGGCGAGCTCATCCAGGCCGGTCTGCCCATTGCCCAGGTGCGGGCTTACCTGCTCGAGCGCATCACCAACGGGGAGCTCGAGGCCCCCGGTAGGGGCTGGATACTGCGCGACCTGCTCTGGGAGATCGAGGCCGAGCAGGCGGCCTCAAAGTAG
- the pgm gene encoding phosphoglucomutase (alpha-D-glucose-1,6-bisphosphate-dependent) → MSLHPLAGQPAPHSLLVNLPRLVSSYYALKPDPLNPAQQVAFGTSGHRGTSLAGTFNEAHILAIAQAVAEYRAEHGITGPLFMGMDTHALSEAAWITAVEVLAANGVEVRVEEGRGYTPTPLVSHAILEYNRNRSSGLADGIVITPSHNPPQDGGFKYNPPNGGPADTGVTRVIQERANQILRDGLTEVRRWPLSRALEAVRAFDFVTPYVRQLESIVDMAAIKAAGVRIGVDPLGGSSLRVWQRIAEHYSLSLTVVNERIDPSFAFMTLDKDGKIRMDCSSPYAMASLIGLKDRFDVAIGNDPDADRHGIVTPDGLMNPNHYLAVCIHYLYQNRPGWPAGMGVGKTLVSSSMIDRVVHSLGRRLVEVPVGFKYFVQGLLSGTIGFGGEESAGASFVRMDGSAWSTDKDGIILGLLAAEILAKTGRSPSQHYRDLEARFGASVYTRIDAEANSAQKKVLANLSPELVTATELAGEPIQAKLTRAPGNNEPIGGLKVVTENAWFAARPSGTEDVYKIYAESFRGEAHLERVVQEARHLVGEAFRRAGV, encoded by the coding sequence ATGAGCCTACACCCCCTGGCCGGCCAACCCGCACCCCATAGCCTTCTGGTGAACCTCCCTCGGTTGGTGAGCAGCTACTATGCCCTAAAGCCCGACCCCCTCAACCCGGCCCAGCAGGTGGCCTTTGGCACCAGCGGCCACCGGGGCACCTCCCTGGCTGGCACCTTCAACGAGGCCCACATCCTGGCCATCGCCCAGGCGGTAGCGGAGTACCGGGCCGAGCACGGCATTACCGGGCCGCTCTTTATGGGCATGGATACCCACGCGCTTTCCGAGGCGGCCTGGATTACCGCGGTGGAGGTGCTGGCGGCCAATGGGGTGGAGGTGAGGGTTGAGGAAGGGCGCGGCTACACCCCAACCCCCCTGGTCTCGCACGCCATCCTCGAGTACAACCGCAATCGCAGCAGCGGTCTGGCCGACGGCATCGTGATCACCCCCAGCCACAACCCCCCCCAGGACGGCGGCTTCAAATACAACCCCCCCAACGGCGGCCCCGCCGATACCGGCGTGACCCGGGTGATCCAGGAACGGGCCAACCAGATCCTGCGCGACGGCCTCACCGAGGTAAGGCGCTGGCCCCTCAGCCGGGCCCTGGAGGCGGTTCGGGCCTTCGATTTCGTCACCCCTTATGTGCGCCAACTGGAAAGCATTGTGGACATGGCCGCCATCAAGGCCGCGGGTGTCCGGATTGGGGTAGACCCGCTGGGCGGCTCCTCGCTACGGGTCTGGCAGCGCATCGCCGAGCACTACAGCCTCAGCCTGACCGTGGTCAACGAACGCATTGACCCCAGCTTTGCCTTCATGACCCTGGATAAAGACGGCAAAATTCGCATGGACTGCTCGTCGCCCTACGCCATGGCCTCCTTGATTGGCCTCAAGGACAGGTTCGACGTGGCCATCGGCAACGACCCCGACGCCGACCGGCACGGCATCGTGACCCCGGACGGCCTGATGAACCCCAACCACTACCTGGCAGTTTGCATCCATTACCTGTATCAAAACCGCCCCGGCTGGCCCGCCGGCATGGGGGTGGGGAAGACCCTGGTCAGCAGCAGCATGATTGACCGGGTGGTGCACAGCCTGGGCCGCCGGCTGGTGGAGGTGCCGGTGGGCTTTAAGTATTTTGTGCAGGGGCTTTTGAGCGGAACCATCGGGTTTGGGGGCGAGGAGAGCGCGGGAGCCTCCTTTGTGCGCATGGACGGCTCGGCCTGGAGCACCGACAAAGACGGCATCATCCTGGGTTTGCTGGCCGCTGAGATTCTGGCCAAGACCGGCCGGTCGCCCAGCCAGCACTACCGCGACCTCGAGGCCCGCTTTGGCGCTTCGGTGTACACCCGCATTGATGCCGAGGCCAACAGCGCCCAGAAAAAGGTGCTGGCCAACCTTTCACCCGAGCTGGTGACCGCTACCGAGCTGGCCGGGGAGCCCATCCAGGCCAAGCTCACCCGCGCCCCCGGCAACAATGAGCCCATCGGCGGGCTCAAGGTGGTGACCGAGAACGCCTGGTTCGCGGCCCGGCCCTCCGGAACCGAGGACGTGTACAAGATTTATGCCGAGAGCTTCCGGGGCGAGGCGCACCTCGAGCGCGTGGTGCAGGAGGCCAGGCACCTGGTTGGCGAGGCTTTTCGCAGGGCCGGGGTTTGA
- the lhgO gene encoding L-2-hydroxyglutarate oxidase, protein MKTCDYLVIGGGIVGLTIALEIKKRDAAASVVVLEKEKELAQHGSGRNSGVLHAGFYYTADSLKARFTREGNARWKQFVEARGLRINRCGKLVVAKNEQEVEGLKELKRRGDLNGVETYLIPLEEARKIEPRVKSTELALWSPNTATVDPKECMAAIAAECKAQGIEIHLDTPYQGRRGRDIITPQEVYSAGFVLNAAGLHADRVAHDFGVGLRYRILPFKGLYVYGSEPVGALKTNIYPVPDLRNTFLGVHFTVTVDGQAKIGPTAIPAFWRENYEGLKGFDALEALSILRDEAILFFRNDFNFRSLALEEIKKYSRTYLVQQAAALLEGVKPENYRTWGRPGIRAQLYDHQDKKLVMDFLLEGNGEGLHVLNAISPAWTASMPFAEYVVDRIEALHKGQEIAQA, encoded by the coding sequence ATGAAAACCTGCGACTACCTGGTTATCGGCGGTGGCATTGTGGGCCTGACCATTGCCCTGGAGATAAAAAAGCGCGATGCCGCGGCCAGTGTGGTGGTGCTGGAGAAAGAGAAAGAACTGGCCCAGCACGGCTCCGGGCGCAACTCGGGGGTGTTGCACGCCGGTTTTTACTACACTGCCGACTCGCTTAAAGCCCGCTTCACCCGCGAGGGCAACGCCCGCTGGAAGCAGTTTGTGGAGGCGCGGGGCCTCCGGATTAACCGCTGCGGCAAGCTGGTGGTGGCTAAAAACGAGCAGGAGGTGGAGGGGCTAAAGGAACTCAAGCGCCGGGGCGACCTGAACGGGGTGGAGACCTACCTGATTCCCCTCGAGGAGGCCAGAAAAATCGAACCGCGGGTGAAGTCGACCGAGCTGGCCCTGTGGTCGCCCAACACCGCCACCGTGGATCCCAAGGAGTGCATGGCCGCCATCGCCGCCGAGTGTAAAGCCCAGGGCATCGAGATTCACCTGGATACCCCCTACCAGGGCCGGCGGGGCCGGGACATCATCACGCCCCAGGAGGTCTACAGCGCGGGCTTTGTGCTCAACGCCGCGGGCCTGCACGCCGACCGGGTGGCCCACGATTTTGGTGTGGGGCTGCGCTACCGCATCCTGCCCTTCAAGGGGCTGTACGTGTACGGCTCGGAGCCGGTGGGCGCGCTCAAAACCAACATCTACCCGGTGCCCGACCTGCGCAACACCTTTTTGGGCGTCCACTTTACGGTGACGGTGGACGGCCAGGCCAAAATTGGCCCCACCGCCATTCCGGCTTTCTGGCGCGAGAACTACGAAGGCCTGAAGGGCTTCGACGCGCTCGAGGCCCTCTCGATTCTGCGCGACGAGGCCATTCTGTTCTTCCGCAACGACTTCAACTTCCGCAGCCTGGCCCTGGAAGAGATCAAAAAGTACTCCAGAACCTACCTCGTCCAGCAGGCCGCGGCCCTCCTGGAAGGGGTGAAGCCGGAAAACTACCGCACCTGGGGCCGCCCCGGCATCCGCGCCCAGCTCTACGACCACCAGGACAAAAAGCTGGTGATGGACTTCTTGCTCGAGGGCAATGGGGAGGGCCTGCACGTGCTCAACGCCATCTCGCCGGCCTGGACGGCTTCCATGCCCTTTGCCGAGTATGTGGTGGATAGGATAGAAGCCCTGCACAAGGGCCAGGAGATAGCCCAGGCCTGA
- a CDS encoding mechanosensitive ion channel family protein gives MEISSLWLRVLISVGLLILGFWVGRAGAGLVGWLARLTPDTRDDRYLRYIGWLWWGFTAAMIAALGAQVWQVRLEPFYAWGQVLFGWLGERGLAVLLILGATSLALRLVPRLLQRVPVGSGEFSREQVRLQTLKSVLESVLKVLIIALGVLFALSNLGLNVTALLAGAGVVGLGISLAAQNLIRDVINGFFILLEDQYGVGDVITVGQLSGGVERFNLRITVLRDLEGRVHFIPNSTIQQVTVMSRDWARAVVDVSVAYETPVDRALEVVRSEAEAFYHDPEWRDKFTDQPPETLGIQQLADSGILIRVLFNTKPKEQWAIGREFRRRIKLRLDAEGIAIPYPTRRIVNS, from the coding sequence GTGGAGATATCGAGTCTCTGGCTGCGTGTTTTGATCAGTGTTGGCTTGCTAATTCTGGGTTTCTGGGTAGGGCGGGCCGGGGCCGGCCTGGTGGGCTGGCTGGCCCGACTGACCCCCGACACCCGCGACGACCGCTACCTGCGCTACATCGGCTGGCTGTGGTGGGGCTTCACCGCCGCCATGATAGCGGCCCTGGGGGCCCAGGTCTGGCAGGTGCGCCTCGAGCCCTTCTACGCCTGGGGCCAGGTGCTCTTCGGCTGGCTGGGGGAGCGCGGGCTGGCCGTGCTGCTGATCCTGGGCGCGACCTCGCTGGCTTTGCGCCTGGTGCCCCGGCTGTTGCAACGGGTTCCGGTGGGGTCGGGGGAGTTTAGCCGGGAGCAGGTGCGGCTACAAACCCTCAAGAGCGTGCTCGAGTCGGTCTTGAAGGTGCTGATTATCGCCCTAGGGGTGCTGTTTGCCCTGTCCAACCTAGGCCTGAACGTCACGGCGTTGCTGGCTGGGGCCGGGGTGGTGGGGCTGGGCATCTCGCTGGCCGCCCAGAACCTGATCCGCGATGTGATCAACGGCTTTTTTATCCTGCTGGAAGACCAGTACGGGGTGGGCGACGTGATTACCGTGGGCCAGCTTTCGGGGGGGGTGGAGCGCTTCAATCTGCGCATCACCGTGCTGCGCGACCTGGAGGGCCGGGTGCACTTCATCCCCAACTCCACCATCCAGCAGGTTACGGTGATGAGCCGCGACTGGGCCCGCGCGGTGGTGGACGTCTCGGTGGCCTACGAGACGCCAGTAGACAGGGCCCTCGAGGTGGTGCGCTCAGAAGCCGAGGCTTTCTATCACGACCCCGAGTGGCGCGACAAATTCACCGACCAGCCGCCCGAAACCCTGGGCATCCAGCAGCTGGCCGACTCGGGCATCCTGATCCGGGTTCTGTTCAACACCAAGCCCAAGGAGCAGTGGGCCATCGGGCGCGAGTTTCGCCGCCGCATCAAGCTGCGGCTCGACGCCGAAGGGATCGCCATTCCCTACCCCACGCGGCGCATCGTCAATTCATAA
- the plsX gene encoding phosphate acyltransferase PlsX, protein MRPIALDAMGGDHAPKVTVEGALLAHRQGIPVVLVGPTAVLQQELRKQGGDLPIVEAPEYITMHDQATDVRKKRRASINVCMELVKQGEASAVVAMGHTGATLASALFNLGRIRGVDRPTLLIELPSEKGRTFLTDGGANVDCKPEWLVQFAVMATAYAQAQGIAEPSVGLLSIGEEEHKGNELTLQTFPLLKAAPGLRFYGNVEGRDIFKGTTDIVVSDGYTGNVVLKLSEGEARTIFKWIREALSGGSLLTRLGALLVRPALQSLRAKMDPAEYGAMPLLGVEGPVFIGHGSADGRAVLSAIRKARGVVEAGLVERVRAGMARLAG, encoded by the coding sequence GTGAGACCGATTGCCCTCGACGCCATGGGGGGCGACCATGCCCCCAAAGTTACGGTAGAAGGCGCCCTGCTGGCCCACAGACAGGGAATCCCGGTGGTGCTGGTAGGCCCCACGGCTGTTTTGCAGCAGGAACTCCGAAAGCAGGGGGGGGATCTGCCCATTGTGGAGGCCCCCGAGTACATCACCATGCACGACCAGGCCACCGACGTGCGCAAAAAGCGCCGGGCTTCCATCAACGTCTGCATGGAGCTGGTCAAGCAGGGCGAGGCCTCGGCGGTGGTGGCCATGGGGCACACCGGGGCCACGCTGGCCTCGGCCCTGTTCAACCTGGGGCGCATCCGGGGAGTGGATCGGCCCACCCTGCTGATCGAGCTGCCCAGCGAAAAAGGGCGCACCTTTCTGACCGACGGCGGGGCCAACGTGGACTGCAAGCCCGAGTGGCTGGTGCAGTTTGCGGTGATGGCCACGGCCTATGCCCAGGCCCAGGGGATAGCGGAGCCCAGTGTGGGGCTGCTCTCCATCGGGGAGGAGGAGCACAAGGGCAACGAACTCACCCTGCAAACCTTTCCCCTGCTCAAGGCCGCGCCGGGCCTGCGCTTCTACGGCAACGTGGAGGGGCGCGACATCTTCAAAGGCACCACCGATATCGTGGTGAGCGATGGCTACACCGGCAACGTGGTGCTCAAGCTCTCCGAAGGTGAGGCCCGCACCATCTTTAAGTGGATTCGCGAGGCTTTGAGCGGGGGTTCGCTCTTGACCCGGTTGGGGGCCTTGCTGGTGCGCCCGGCCCTGCAAAGCCTGCGGGCCAAAATGGACCCCGCCGAGTACGGGGCTATGCCCCTGCTGGGAGTGGAGGGCCCGGTGTTTATCGGGCATGGCTCCGCCGATGGGCGGGCGGTGCTGAGCGCGATTCGCAAAGCCAGGGGTGTGGTGGAGGCCGGCCTGGTGGAGCGGGTGCGGGCCGGCATGGCCCGCTTGGCTGGATAG
- a CDS encoding LacI family DNA-binding transcriptional regulator, whose product MANILDVAKRAGVAPTTAKRAIHEPHRLAPETLARVRKAIEELGYEPDQLAGSLRRGRTQTLGLMVGNIIEPFFAALIRSIARQVRARGYALMVADSEYDSAIELQHLKMFRGQRVSGLIIRSAFGSPNLDYLVQMHKRGTYILEIDHFYPNSPFSYVMLDGRQCVFTGVKYLYDLGHRRIATLGDYHPVITPDERSRVFPEAMQAVGLAPIPEYQRVIERSEEAAYHLTLELMRLPEPPTALFSLTGSEAAGAFRALKELGLRIPQDVSLLTFDNYSWTALVTPPLDVIEQPVEAMGQVAVEIVLEAIENQDLDKVVRKRFPGRLIRRGSCAPPPAQGVKSRV is encoded by the coding sequence GTGGCCAATATCCTGGATGTCGCTAAACGGGCGGGCGTGGCCCCTACCACGGCCAAGCGCGCAATCCACGAACCCCACCGCCTGGCCCCCGAGACCCTGGCCCGGGTGCGCAAGGCCATCGAGGAGCTGGGCTACGAACCGGATCAGCTAGCGGGTAGCCTGCGGCGGGGCCGCACCCAGACCCTGGGGCTGATGGTGGGCAACATCATCGAGCCTTTTTTTGCCGCGCTCATCCGCAGCATTGCCCGTCAGGTGCGGGCCAGGGGCTACGCCCTGATGGTGGCCGACAGCGAGTACGACTCGGCCATCGAACTCCAGCACCTCAAGATGTTTCGTGGTCAACGGGTGAGCGGCCTGATCATTCGCTCGGCCTTCGGTTCCCCCAACCTCGACTACCTGGTACAGATGCACAAACGGGGAACCTACATCCTGGAAATCGACCACTTTTATCCCAACAGCCCCTTTAGCTATGTGATGCTGGACGGGCGGCAGTGCGTGTTTACCGGGGTGAAGTACCTCTACGACCTGGGCCACCGCCGCATCGCCACGCTGGGCGACTACCACCCCGTGATCACCCCCGACGAGCGCTCGAGGGTCTTTCCGGAGGCCATGCAGGCGGTGGGGCTGGCCCCAATACCCGAGTACCAGCGGGTGATTGAGCGCAGCGAGGAGGCGGCCTACCACCTCACCCTGGAACTCATGCGGCTGCCCGAACCACCCACCGCGCTGTTCTCGCTGACCGGAAGCGAGGCCGCCGGGGCTTTTCGGGCCCTGAAGGAGCTGGGGCTGCGCATACCCCAGGATGTCTCCCTGCTCACCTTCGATAACTACTCCTGGACGGCCCTGGTCACCCCGCCCCTGGATGTGATCGAGCAGCCGGTGGAGGCCATGGGGCAGGTGGCGGTGGAAATCGTGCTCGAGGCCATCGAGAATCAAGACCTGGATAAGGTGGTGCGCAAGCGCTTTCCTGGACGGCTGATCCGGCGGGGTAGCTGCGCCCCGCCTCCGGCCCAGGGCGTAAAATCCAGGGTGTGA